A genomic window from Companilactobacillus alimentarius DSM 20249 includes:
- the pfkB gene encoding 1-phosphofructokinase, whose protein sequence is MIYTITVNPSIDYVLQLKDLNTGQVNRTQTDVKLPGGKGINVSRIMKELDIDSTALGFVGGATGSMFEELLSQHQLKTAFTRVSEDTRINVKINAVDQNEETEINGAGPEITQTERDSFMNNLDSVGDGDIVVMAGSLCKNLDAGFYLDIAKKIQKQGAEFIIDTTGQALLDTLPLHPLVVKPNHHELADLFNVTLNNEQEIITYARKLLEKGAKHALVSMAGDGALLVTKDKAYKANAPKGTVINSVGAGDSMIAGFAGTFMETKDPIESLHVGAACGSATAFSQDIAVKAKIDEVYKEISITEI, encoded by the coding sequence TTGATTTATACAATTACAGTCAATCCTTCAATTGATTATGTTTTACAATTGAAAGATTTGAATACCGGACAAGTCAATCGTACACAGACTGACGTTAAACTTCCTGGTGGTAAAGGGATCAATGTTTCAAGAATTATGAAGGAACTGGATATTGATTCTACAGCTCTTGGTTTTGTCGGTGGTGCAACTGGATCTATGTTTGAAGAACTTCTTTCACAACACCAATTAAAGACTGCTTTTACTAGAGTTTCAGAGGATACCAGAATTAACGTTAAGATTAATGCAGTTGACCAGAATGAGGAAACTGAAATAAATGGTGCCGGTCCTGAGATTACTCAAACTGAAAGAGACAGTTTTATGAATAATCTTGATAGCGTTGGCGATGGCGACATCGTTGTGATGGCCGGAAGCCTTTGCAAAAATCTTGATGCAGGATTTTATTTAGATATTGCTAAAAAGATCCAAAAACAAGGTGCTGAATTTATCATTGATACTACTGGTCAGGCACTCTTAGATACATTGCCACTTCACCCATTGGTGGTTAAGCCTAACCATCATGAACTAGCAGATTTATTCAACGTAACTTTGAATAACGAACAGGAAATTATTACTTATGCTCGTAAGCTTTTAGAAAAAGGAGCAAAACATGCTTTAGTTTCTATGGCGGGTGACGGTGCTTTGTTAGTTACCAAGGATAAGGCTTATAAAGCTAATGCACCTAAAGGCACAGTAATCAATTCAGTTGGTGCTGGGGATTCAATGATTGCTGGTTTCGCTGGTACTTTTATGGAGACAAAAGATCCAATCGAAAGTCTTCATGTGGGTGCAGCCTGTGGATCAGCAACTGCGTTTAGTCAAGACATTGCTGTTAAGGCTAAAATTGACGAAGTTTATAAAGAAATTTCAATCACAGAAATATAA
- a CDS encoding DeoR/GlpR family DNA-binding transcription regulator has product MLTGERQQIILEQLKIHNIVKLHDLIPLTGASESTLRRDLQDLENCHKLLRIHGGAQNVISLHEEPALSQKAAVHINEKKMIGQAAANLVRNHEVIFLDSGTTIQFMIPYLIEHTDLLVITNSVDNASMLADYNVNTFIPGGRLKSSTKALVGANIIQTLEKYHFDRAFLGTNGFSIEAGYTTPDPEEASIKSLAIKQSNVSYVLSDSSKFAQVSFSRFATLDEVPLVTSKLSEKEFNSLNKYTKVTEAI; this is encoded by the coding sequence GTGCTTACCGGGGAAAGGCAACAAATTATTTTAGAACAATTAAAAATACACAATATTGTCAAACTTCATGATTTAATTCCATTAACTGGTGCTTCCGAATCAACCTTGCGCCGTGATCTGCAGGATTTAGAAAATTGTCACAAATTATTGCGGATTCATGGTGGTGCTCAAAATGTTATTTCTTTGCATGAAGAACCTGCGCTCTCACAAAAAGCAGCAGTACATATTAATGAAAAGAAAATGATCGGCCAAGCCGCTGCAAATTTGGTTCGTAATCATGAAGTGATCTTCCTAGACTCAGGGACAACTATTCAATTCATGATTCCTTACTTAATAGAACATACAGACTTGTTAGTCATTACCAATAGTGTCGATAACGCTTCGATGTTGGCTGATTATAACGTGAACACTTTTATTCCTGGGGGAAGATTAAAATCATCTACTAAGGCTTTAGTTGGTGCAAATATTATTCAAACTCTTGAAAAATACCATTTTGACCGAGCTTTTCTAGGGACGAATGGTTTCTCGATCGAAGCTGGTTATACAACTCCCGATCCTGAAGAAGCTTCTATTAAGAGTCTGGCTATTAAGCAATCCAACGTGTCTTATGTATTATCTGATAGTTCTAAGTTTGCGCAAGTTAGTTTTAGTCGTTTTGCAACTTTAGATGAGGTTCCATTAGTAACAAGTAAATTATCAGAAAAAGAATTTAATTCTTTGAATAAATATACAAAGGTAACGGAGGCAATATAG